CTATACTTACACGGTAACGGACAGTATATCTGGGTTGTCTGTAGTTAATACAACATCTAGTTCTACTTCTTTAACCACAACTGGTTTGCCAGCAGGGAAATACTACTTGAATATTACTGATGCTTGCGGAGCAACTTGTAACGATTCTATTGTAATTGGAACATATATGAATCCGACAGTTTCTGTCGATGGATTAAATGCCTGTGCAGGTGCGGGTCAAGCCAATGTGATTGGGATAAATAATCAAAGCACGTTGTCGCCTTGGAGCAATAATTATACTTACAGAATAATAAATCCTTCAGCTTCACGTGTAAATGAAGGCCCAGAAGCCGATTCACCATTGCATACGGGTCAGTTTTCAAGTTTAGTATCGGAAGGGTCTTATACATTTTCATTTAATGATGGGTGTAAAACCGTAACTACCAGCTTAACTATTCCATCTTATGAACAACCATCATGGGAAGTTGGGTTTGGTGCACTTTGTCCTGGTGATGCTACTGCAGACTTAATGATGGTGAATTTACAACCAGCAGGTCAGATTGTGGGACCATATACTTGGCGATTAGTTGGTCATAACTCGTCACTTTATGGGACAACACCTCCATACAATGGTACATTGCCTTATCCTAACTCTAATGGTCAAACAGATTCAACATTTGCTGGTTTACCAGCTCAAAATGGATCAGGAGCTACGGCAACTTATAACTTTCAAGGTGTTGATGGATGTAAAAACTCTTACATAGGTTCGGGAAAAGTAGGGGCTTTACCTGCAATTTCTTTAATTCTTGACAAAACTAAAGTTTGTGCAGATAGTTCTGGAACGCTAAGAGCAAGACCTAGTATTCCAGTTGTGGGAGCGTCTTATGTATTTCTAAGAGATGGTATTGCTTTAGATACTAGTACCACACTGTTTACAAACATTTCACCTGCAATTCCAGGAAATTATGAAATTAGAGTTTACCCTAAATTTGACACAGACTTGAGTTGTTCAGTTTCAGACATGGAATTGGTTTCAACTTCTGGTGATTTAATTTTGACTGATAGTACAATCACATGTATAACTCCTTCAATTAATTTAAACGACCTTACAGTAAATAGCTCACCAGGTACATTTTCTTTTTATTCTGATAACTCTTATATAACTCCAGTATCAAGCCCAACAAATGTAACTACTCCAGGGACTTATTATATTGAATATGTACCAACTGGTGATCCAAGTTGTATCTTGATGGATAGTTTGGTTATTGCCATTGATACAACAAAGCCAACGCCAATTATCACTTCAACAGCGACAGAATTAAACTGTAACGTTACGAGTATAGACTTAACGGCAACAGGTGGAGATTCATACTTATGGAGCACTGGAGCAACAACTGCCATGATTTCAGTTACAGATTCGGCGACTTATACATTGACCGCAATGAATGCGAATGGTTGTACTGCAAGTACCTCAATTCAGATTACTAAAGATGCAGACTTACCAACGCCAGTTATTAATTCACCAGCGACAGAATTAACTTGTAATTTAACAAGTATAGACTTAACGGCAACAGGTGGAGATTCATACTTATGGAGTACTGGAGCAACAACTGCGATGATTTCAGTTACAGATTCGGCTACTTATACAGTTACCGCAATGAATGCGAATGGTTGTACTGTAAGTACCTCAATTCAGATTACTAAAAATGCAGACTTGCCAACACCAATTATCACTTCACCAGCGACAGAATTAACTTGTAATTTAACAAGTATAGACTTAACGGCAACAGGTGGAGATTCATACTTATGGAGCACTGGAGCAACAACTGCAATGATTTCGGTTACAGATTCAGCAACTTATACAGTTACCGCATTGAATGCGAATGGTTGTACTGCAAGTACCTCAATTCAGATTACTAAAAATGCAGACTTGCCAACACCAATTATCACTTCACCAGCGACAGAATTAACTTGTAATTTAACAAGTATAGACTTAACGGCAACAGGTGGAGATTCATACTTATGGAGTACTGGAGCAACAACTGCGATGATTTCAGTTACAGATTCGGCTACTTATACAGTTACCGCAATGAATGCGAATGGTTGTACTGTAAGTACCTCAATTCAGATTACTAAAAATGCAGACTTGCCAACACCAATTATCACTTCAACAGCTACAGAATTAACTTGTAATTTAACAAGTATAGACTTAACGGCAACAGGTGGAGATTCATACTTATGGAGCACTGGAGCAACAACTGCAATGATTTCGGTTACAGATTCAGCAAATTATACAGTTACCGCATTGAATGCGAATGGTTGTACTGCAAGTACCTCAATTCAGATTACTAAAGATGCAGATTTGCCAACGCCAGTTATCACTTCAACAGCTACAGAATTAACTTGTAACATAACAAGTATAGACTTAACAGCAACAGGTGGAGATTCATACTTATGGAGCACTGGAGCAACAACTGCGATGATTTCGGTTACGGATTCAGCGACCTATTCAGTTACCGCAATGAATGCGAATGGTTGTACTGCTAGTGCCTCAATTCAGATTACGAAAGATGCAGACTTGCCAACGCCAGTAATCACTTCACCAGCGACAGAATTAACTTGTAATGTAACAAGTATAGACTTAATTGCCACTGGTGGAGGTTCATATTTATGGAGTACTGGAGCAACGACTGCGATGATTTCAGTTACAGATTCAGCGACTTATACAGTGACAGCAATGAATGCGAATGGTTGTACTGCAAGTACCTCAATTCAGCTTACTAAAGATGCAGACCTACCAACGCCAGTAATCACTTCAATGGCTACGGAATTAACTTGTAATGTAACAAGTATAGACTTAACTGCCACAGGTGGAGATTCATACTTATGGAGCACTGGAGCAACAACTGCCATGATTTCGGTTACAGATTCGGCGTCTTATACAGTTACTGCAATGAATGCGAATGGTTGTACTGCAAGTACCTCAATTCAGCTTACTAAAGATGCAGACTTACCGACACCAGTAATCACTTCAACAGCGACAGAATTAACTTGTAATGTCACAAGTATAGACTTAACGGCAACTGGTGGAGATTCATACTTATGGAGCACTGGAGCAACAACTGCCATGATTTCGGTTACAGATTCGGCGACTTATACAGTTACTGCAATAAATGCGAATGGTTGTACTGCAAGTACCTCAATTCAGATTACTAAAGATGCAGACTTACCAACGCCAGTTATCACTTCAACGGCTACGGAATTAACTTGTAATGTCACAAGTATAGACTTAACGGCAACTGGTGGAGATTCATACTTATGGAGCACTGGAGCAACAACTGCCATGATTTCGGTTACAGATTCGGCGACTTATACAGTTACTGCAATGAATGCGAATGGTTGTACTGCAAGTACCTCAATTCAGATTACTAAAGATGCAGACTTACCAACGCCAGTTATCACTTCAACGGCTACGGAATTAACTTGTAATGTCACAAGTATAGACTTAATTGCCACTGGTGGAGGTTCATATTTATGGAGTACTGGTGCAACGACTGCGATGATTTCAGTTACAGATTCAGCTACTTATACAGTTACAGCAATGAATGCGAATGGTTGTACTGCAAGTACCTCAATTCAGATTACGAAAGATGCAGATTTGCCAACGCCAGTAATCTCTTCAACAGCTACAGAATTAACTTGTAATGTAACAAGTATAGACTTAACTGCCACTGGTGGAGATTCATACTTATGGAGTACTGGTGCAACGACTGCGATGATTTCGGTTACAGATTCTGCGACTTATTCGGTGACCGCAATGAATGCGAATGGTTGTACTGCAAGTACATCAATTCAGATTACGAAAGATGCAGACTTACCAACACCAGTTATCACTTCAACAGCAACAGAATTAAATTGTAATGTTACGAGCATAGACTTAACTGCCACTGGTGGAGATTCATACTTATGGAGCACTGGAGCAACAACTGCAATGATTTCGGTTTCGGATTCAGCTACTTACACAGTTACAGCAATGAATGCGAATGGTTGTACTGCAAGTACCTCAATTCAGATTACGAAAGATGCAGACTTACCAACGCCAGTTATCACTTCAACAGCAACAGAATTAAATTGTAATGTTACGAGCATAGACTTAACTGCCACTGGTGGAGATTCATACTTATGGAGCACTGGAGCAACAACTGCATTGATTTCGGTTTCGGATTCAGCTACTTACACAGTTACAGCTATGAATGCGAATGGTTGTACTGCAAGTACCTCAATTCAGATTACTAAAGATGCAGACTTACCAACGCCAATTATCACTTCAACAGCTACAGAATTAAATTGTAATGTTACGAGCATAGACTTAACTGCCACTGGTGGAGATTCATACTTATGGAGCACTGGAGCAACAACTGCATTGATTTCGGTTTCGGATTCAGCTACTTACACAGTTACAGCTATGAATGCGAATGGTTGTACTGCAAGTACCTCAATTCAGATTACTAAAGATGCAGACTTACCAACGCCAATTATCACTTCAACAGCTACAGAATTAACTTGTAATTTAACAAGTATAGACTTAACGGCAACAGGTGGAGATTCATACTTATGGAGTACTGGAGCAACAACTGCGATGATTTCAGTTACAGATTCGGCTACTTATACAGTTACCGCAATGAATGCGAATGGTTGTACTGCTAGTGCCTCAATTCAGATAATGAAAGATGCAGACTTACCAACACCAGTAATCACTTCAACGGCGACAGAATTAAACTGTAACGTTACGAGTATAGACTTAACTGCCACAGGTGGAGATTCATACTTATGGAGCACTGGAGCAACAACTGCGATGATTTCGGTTACAGATTCGGCTACTTATACAGTTACCGCAATGAATGCGAATGGTTGTACTGCAACTTCACAAGTTCATATTTTGAAAGATATAGCGGTTTTAAATTTAGAGATTGCGGACACTTTGTGTTTACAAAATGGTAGTTCATATTCTTTAAACTTTACAAACAATTCTGGTACTACCGTTACAGCAAGCCACGGTTTGATTAATGGTAATACGATTTCTAATATTCCTTCTGGGTTGGATGTGGAAATCTATATAACCGATGGCAATTGTACAGATACACTTTTGATCAATTACTCTTGTTCAATTCCTTTCGGTTCTATTGGTAGCACTGTTTTTGAAGACAATAACGGAAATGGTCAACAAGACGCTGGCGATGCCGGAATTCCTGGGGTTAAGGTTTATTTGCTTTCACAATCTGGCTCAACTTTAGATTCAACGTTAACCAATTCTAGTGGAGCTTATAGTTTCGATAGCTTGACATCTGGTACATATAGAGTGTTTTTTGATTTACCGGGAGGTTCGGTTTTCACTCAAGCTAATAATGGAGATGACACTAGTGACAGTGACGCAAATCCGAATACAGGTTTATCTAGTTTGATTACCATAGATACAAGTTTGCCACCTTCCGATCTTGGAAGAAATAATTTAACTGTTTTTGCAGGGATTGTATTAGCTCCCGAGTACGATCTTGCAGTTTTCAAAAGCGTAAATAATGCTTCTCCATCATTAGGAGATATAATCACCTATACCGTGTTACTCGTCAATGAGGGAAATACCACAATTAGTGATATTCAAGTTCTAGACTCCTTACAATCGGGTTTACAGTTGTTGAATTATGCAAGTTCATCGGGCACTTATACAGCCGCTTCGGGTATTTGGAATACTCCAATAATACATGCTGGAGATACTGCAACTTTGGCAATGACCGTAAAGGTAAATTGCAGAGGGGTGATTCTAAATACTGCTGAAATAGTAAGTATGGGAACAACTGATAGAGATAGTTCACCTAACAATCAAGTTATAACTGAGGATGATATTGATAATGTTTGTATTTCAGTAATTTATGAAGTTTGTCCAGTCCAAAATCTACCAGTGAGTTTGAGTATACCTTCAGGTCTTGGAACGTATCAATGGTTCCTTAATGGAGACGCAATCCCTAGTGCAACAAATTCAAGATATGAAACGATTTCTGGTGGTTCATACACTGTAGAGGTTAACGGAATTGGATATACTTCGTGTGCATTTACTGTTGTAGAAAATTGTATTTGCAAGCCAGTTATTTGTGCACCGTTTCTGATCAATAAAACAAAATAAAATGTTTTAAAGGGATATTGAAAAGCCACGAGGGAGACTTCGTGGCTTTTATTTTGGAAGCCTTTTCATAATCCACGTCATTTGACCACGATGGTTGGCGTAATGTTCTACCACATGAAACCATTTGCAGTAGTTATTCCAATTCCAATCTTTTGTTTCACCACCCAATAGCCAATCATCTTCACGTTTTTTGAGTTGTTTCTTCGTTTCGGCTCTTACTTCAGCGTAGGCATTTTTGTAATAACTTAATGGATTTCCTTTGATTTCTTTTCTCGCTTTCTCTCCTAAGTTCATAGCAGTTCCCCACTTTTTGGCGTTGTCTGGTGAGAAGTCATCCAAGCCGTGAAAAGTAAGATCTTGATAAATTACTTCGGTTGCTGCTAAATGGAGCATCAAAGAACCTATACTATTTGCATCTTCATCGAAGATAAAATCGAGCTGTTCTGTACTTAAACTTGAATGATAGGAAATAACAGAATTGCTAATCCAATCTAACATGGAAACTAAGGTGCCCATCTGAGGAGTAAATCCTTCCAGTGGGCCAATGTGATTGATATTTGGAGGTGAATTAAGACTAGCAAAACTTGGAATTACAATTCCTGAACTTGCCAAAGAACCAACTCCTATTGTCTGAAGAAACTTACGTCTATTTTGAGTCATAGTTTTTGAGAATTTGTTTGGGAACGGTTTAAATGAAACTGGATTGCACATATCTTCCATTTTTTTGAGAAAAACTTAGCAAATTCCCCCAAACTTTAGCTAAGTAATTAATGTTCACTATTATTGTAAATACAAGACTAAGCTATGCAATTTGAACTTACATCGGAATTTGAACCCAAAGGAGACCAGCCACAGGCAATTGAAAAACTGGTAGATGGTTTAAACAAAGGTGATCGATCCCAGGTACTTCTAGGGGTTACAGGTTCTGGAAAAACTTTTACCATTGCAAATACCATTGCACAAGTTCAAAGACCCACAATTATTCTTTCTCATAATAAAACACTAGCGGCTCAACTTTACGGTGAATTCAAGCAGTTTTTTCCAAATAATTTAGTAGAATATTTCATCTCTTATTACGATTATTACCAACCAGAGGCTTTTATTGCTAGTACAAATACGTACATAGAAAAAGACCTTCAAATCAATCAGGAGATTGATAAACTTCGTTTGAGAGCTGTTTCCTCTTTGATGTCGGGTAGGAGAGATGTTATTATCATTGCTTCTGTTTCATGTATATATGGTGCTGGTAACCCAGAGGAGTTTCGCAAAAGTGTTGTACAGGCGAAAGTGGGTGATGTAATAAGTAGAAATCAATTTCTTCATGGTTTAGTGGCGATACTTTATTCCAGAACCACTCATGATTTTGGTAGGGGTACTTTTAGAGTTAAAGGTGATACTGTAGATATTTACCCTAGTTATGCAGACTATGCATATCGCATATTTTTCTGGGGGGACGAAATTGAGGCAATCCAACGAATAGAGCCAAATTCAGGTAAGAAAACTGAACAGCTAAAATCATTTGCACTATTTCCTGCAAACTTATTTGTAACGGGAAAAGATGTAATGCATAATTCAATCAAAGAAATTCAAGATGATTTGATCAAACAAATCAAATATTTTGAAAATGAAGGGCTTCCTGCTGAATCACAAAGAATTCAAGAAAGAACTGAGTTTGACCTAGAAATGATGCGTGAGTTGGGTTATTGCTCTGGAATTGAAAATTACTCTAGGTATTTTGACCGAAGGGAGCCAGGGCAAAGGCCATTTTGCTTGCTTGATTACTTCCCTGAAGATTTCTTGTTGGTTGTAGATGAAAGTCATGTTTCTCTTCCGCAGGTGCGTGCCATGTATGGTGGTGATAGGTCTCGAAAAACAGCTCTTGTAGAATACGGTTTTAGACTTCCATCTGCCATGGATAATAGGCCACTTAAGTTCAATGAATTTGAAGACTTAATCAATCAAGCGATTTATGTAAGTGCAACTCCCGCGGATTATGAAATTCAGAAAGCTGATGGAGTAGTGGTAGAGCAAGTGATTCGACCAACTGGTTTATTAGACCCAGAAATTGAAGTACGTCCTAGTATGAATCAGATAGATGATTTGCTAGAAGAAATTAATATTAGAGTTGAGAAAAAAGAAAGAGTGCTCGTTACGACTTTGACCAAAAGAATGGCAGAGGAGTTAAGCAAATTCTTAGATAGAGTAGGAGTGAAAGGGAGGTACATTCACTCAGAAGTTAAGACTTTGGACAGAGTTGAGATACTTAGGGAGTTAAGGTTGGGAGTATTTGATGTACTCGTAGGGGTAAACCTTTTGAGAGAAGGTTTAGATTTACCTGAGGTGTCTTTGGTTGCAATTATGGATGCCGATAAAGAGGGTTTCCTTCGCGATAATAGATCTTTGATTCAAACCATAGGTAGAGCAGCAAGAAACTCTGAGGGAAAGGTGATCATGTATGCTGATAGAATTACCGGCTCAATGCGAGGGGCTATTGATGAGACAAACAGGAGACGTGCGATACAAATGGCGTATAATGAAGAACACGGAATTACGCCAACTACAATTTTGAAAAGTACGGACGCTATTATGGAGCAAACAGCTGTTGCTGATTCAAAGCCAAACCCAAAAGCATACTACGTAGAACCAACAGAATACAATATTGCTGCGGATCCCGTTACTGCTTATTTATCTTTAGATCAATTGAAAAAGTTGATGAAAGAAACCCAAGATAAAATGGAGAAAGCCGCAAAGGAACTCAACTTTATGGATGCCGCTAGGTTTAGAGATGAATTCTTACAACTTCAGGATCGTATCAAGAAAACTGAGGAAGCCCAAGTTTAAGTGGGTTAATTGTATTTAAAAAAGCCTAAAAACTTTCGTTTCTAGGCTAATTAGTATTTTGAAGAGGTAAGTTTTATCCAAATAAAGCAGCACCTCCGCCTATTAATATGGCTAAGACTAATACGAGAGCATAAAAGCCAAAAATTATTGCAGTGAAGATTCCCATGAACTTGTAAACACTATGATGTTTGCCCATAGCTGTAGCTAGTAGTTCAGCGTCTTGTTCTTCAATTGCTCTTTTTCCGGAAATGGCAAATTGATAAAGATATAGACTTGGGAAAAAGTAAATTGCTCCTATGGCTACATATACGAATCCTAAAACAGAGGGATTAAAAGCGGCTAGAGAAGGGTTGTTCGTCATATTGGACATGGTGGATAGAAAAGCACTTACACCAATACCTAAGGTCACCATTAAGCCACATGAAACAAATCCAATTATTGCTAAGAATTTAGCCCATTTAGCCATATTTTGTAAATAATATTGGCTAGTATCGTTAAAGGCTAAACCGTTTATTTCGAAGTTTAATTTGTCTTCCATCTAAATATTATTTTTTAAAGGGTTCAACACAAAAAGCTAGCCAGATTTGTAAATGGACTGGTGTTTTAGAGAAAAATAGATTTCCTTTAAGAGGTCTAGTAATTCGCTTGTAATTGAATCCTTAGAGCATTTCCTTGTTGGTGATTAACAGGTTTTAATGCGTCTTCGAAAGTTCTATCCGACAACATATACAACATTACAATTTCAAAGTATTTATTGATCACGAGTTCAAATCCAACCTCTAAATCTTTTACTAAATAAGACCTTGCGTCTGTTTCAAACTTTTTTCCACCATCATAATATTGATATTTGATAAAAGGTATGATCACATTTTTATCAGTTTGTATCCTATACATGAGCTGGGCATAACCACCTTTCAAGTTTTGTAGCTCAGTGGACATGGTTTTTGTATTAAACTGAGGTCCCTTACCAATGTTGTATTCCGCTTGGAAACCGAATGGTTGAGGGTATACAATTAAAGAAGCAGCTATACGCTCATCGTCCCAAAGAGTTTGGCGATTTAAGTTTTCGTCACTGATTGGGATATTGTATTTACCCTTATAGGCTTGAATTCCAGCTTCGATGATTTGTTCGTTTTTTAACTGAAATGGGTATGTGAACCGAGAAACAACGTGGAGGTTATCGTTTGTTTCACTCCTTCCTGCTCCTTGGCCATTATATGCACCCAATGCAAACATTCCGTAATCTCCTGACCCTTTAAGCCCAGACCTTGTAAGGTAAGATAGTCTTTGTCTCACATCAACTGGAGCATAGTAGAAAAATACTCCCAAATCACGCTCATCTTTTGCGGCACTATTGATTGCATCATTTCTATCTAGGGCTAACCTATTACTTGACGATTGCATATTTTCAAACCCATAGGGAACCTTACTTTGCCCAATTCGGAATCTTGCTGTTCTTTCATCATCCAGAGCAAGGTCAAAATATGCGTCCTTTAATCCGAGTCCATGAATAACAGAGCTACTAACACCCGTTGCCATATCAAATTGTAAATAGGCATACATTCTTTTTGATACATTTCCGGCTAGCCTAATACGAGCTCTTCTCAGAAAGAATCCACCATCTTTTCCCAGTGACTTGTCGCACTGCTCGCACTTTAGATTTTCATTCGTTTCAAATAATCGATTATAACGGAGTTGGGTATAGCCTCCAAGTCTCATTCTTTCGTACCAGTTGGAGCTTATTTCTGTAATTTCTTGAGCTTTTGATTTAGTTGTGCATACAAAAGTTATAATCAGCATCATAGCGATGCTGGTTAGGTAATTCTTCATTTTTATGATTTATATTGGTAAAAAAAAGCCCGAAATTAA
This portion of the Spirosomataceae bacterium TFI 002 genome encodes:
- a CDS encoding conserved repeat domain-containing protein; this encodes MSPTTTVGVSNGVCGDAGNPNGFGSVRLQTVADGIGPFTYNITSDCGYSLTVNSSNNDTTFSNLPRPCNYTFNVTDGCSTTSSNNVTLVAPGPDVITCSSLLLCPSGASEEYRVRLTVSARPPYTPTANYTYTVTDSISGLSVVNTTSSSTSLTTTGLPAGKYYLNITDACGATCNDSIVIGTYMNPTVSVDGLNACAGAGQANVIGINNQSTLSPWSNNYTYRIINPSASRVNEGPEADSPLHTGQFSSLVSEGSYTFSFNDGCKTVTTSLTIPSYEQPSWEVGFGALCPGDATADLMMVNLQPAGQIVGPYTWRLVGHNSSLYGTTPPYNGTLPYPNSNGQTDSTFAGLPAQNGSGATATYNFQGVDGCKNSYIGSGKVGALPAISLILDKTKVCADSSGTLRARPSIPVVGASYVFLRDGIALDTSTTLFTNISPAIPGNYEIRVYPKFDTDLSCSVSDMELVSTSGDLILTDSTITCITPSINLNDLTVNSSPGTFSFYSDNSYITPVSSPTNVTTPGTYYIEYVPTGDPSCILMDSLVIAIDTTKPTPIITSTATELNCNVTSIDLTATGGDSYLWSTGATTAMISVTDSATYTLTAMNANGCTASTSIQITKDADLPTPVINSPATELTCNLTSIDLTATGGDSYLWSTGATTAMISVTDSATYTVTAMNANGCTVSTSIQITKNADLPTPIITSPATELTCNLTSIDLTATGGDSYLWSTGATTAMISVTDSATYTVTALNANGCTASTSIQITKNADLPTPIITSPATELTCNLTSIDLTATGGDSYLWSTGATTAMISVTDSATYTVTAMNANGCTVSTSIQITKNADLPTPIITSTATELTCNLTSIDLTATGGDSYLWSTGATTAMISVTDSANYTVTALNANGCTASTSIQITKDADLPTPVITSTATELTCNITSIDLTATGGDSYLWSTGATTAMISVTDSATYSVTAMNANGCTASASIQITKDADLPTPVITSPATELTCNVTSIDLIATGGGSYLWSTGATTAMISVTDSATYTVTAMNANGCTASTSIQLTKDADLPTPVITSMATELTCNVTSIDLTATGGDSYLWSTGATTAMISVTDSASYTVTAMNANGCTASTSIQLTKDADLPTPVITSTATELTCNVTSIDLTATGGDSYLWSTGATTAMISVTDSATYTVTAINANGCTASTSIQITKDADLPTPVITSTATELTCNVTSIDLTATGGDSYLWSTGATTAMISVTDSATYTVTAMNANGCTASTSIQITKDADLPTPVITSTATELTCNVTSIDLIATGGGSYLWSTGATTAMISVTDSATYTVTAMNANGCTASTSIQITKDADLPTPVISSTATELTCNVTSIDLTATGGDSYLWSTGATTAMISVTDSATYSVTAMNANGCTASTSIQITKDADLPTPVITSTATELNCNVTSIDLTATGGDSYLWSTGATTAMISVSDSATYTVTAMNANGCTASTSIQITKDADLPTPVITSTATELNCNVTSIDLTATGGDSYLWSTGATTALISVSDSATYTVTAMNANGCTASTSIQITKDADLPTPIITSTATELNCNVTSIDLTATGGDSYLWSTGATTALISVSDSATYTVTAMNANGCTASTSIQITKDADLPTPIITSTATELTCNLTSIDLTATGGDSYLWSTGATTAMISVTDSATYTVTAMNANGCTASASIQIMKDADLPTPVITSTATELNCNVTSIDLTATGGDSYLWSTGATTAMISVTDSATYTVTAMNANGCTATSQVHILKDIAVLNLEIADTLCLQNGSSYSLNFTNNSGTTVTASHGLINGNTISNIPSGLDVEIYITDGNCTDTLLINYSCSIPFGSIGSTVFEDNNGNGQQDAGDAGIPGVKVYLLSQSGSTLDSTLTNSSGAYSFDSLTSGTYRVFFDLPGGSVFTQANNGDDTSDSDANPNTGLSSLITIDTSLPPSDLGRNNLTVFAGIVLAPEYDLAVFKSVNNASPSLGDIITYTVLLVNEGNTTISDIQVLDSLQSGLQLLNYASSSGTYTAASGIWNTPIIHAGDTATLAMTVKVNCRGVILNTAEIVSMGTTDRDSSPNNQVITEDDIDNVCISVIYEVCPVQNLPVSLSIPSGLGTYQWFLNGDAIPSATNSRYETISGGSYTVEVNGIGYTSCAFTVVENCICKPVICAPFLINKTK
- a CDS encoding Uncharacterized damage-inducible protein DinB (forms a four-helix bundle): MCNPVSFKPFPNKFSKTMTQNRRKFLQTIGVGSLASSGIVIPSFASLNSPPNINHIGPLEGFTPQMGTLVSMLDWISNSVISYHSSLSTEQLDFIFDEDANSIGSLMLHLAATEVIYQDLTFHGLDDFSPDNAKKWGTAMNLGEKARKEIKGNPLSYYKNAYAEVRAETKKQLKKREDDWLLGGETKDWNWNNYCKWFHVVEHYANHRGQMTWIMKRLPK
- a CDS encoding Excinuclease ABC subunit B yields the protein MQFELTSEFEPKGDQPQAIEKLVDGLNKGDRSQVLLGVTGSGKTFTIANTIAQVQRPTIILSHNKTLAAQLYGEFKQFFPNNLVEYFISYYDYYQPEAFIASTNTYIEKDLQINQEIDKLRLRAVSSLMSGRRDVIIIASVSCIYGAGNPEEFRKSVVQAKVGDVISRNQFLHGLVAILYSRTTHDFGRGTFRVKGDTVDIYPSYADYAYRIFFWGDEIEAIQRIEPNSGKKTEQLKSFALFPANLFVTGKDVMHNSIKEIQDDLIKQIKYFENEGLPAESQRIQERTEFDLEMMRELGYCSGIENYSRYFDRREPGQRPFCLLDYFPEDFLLVVDESHVSLPQVRAMYGGDRSRKTALVEYGFRLPSAMDNRPLKFNEFEDLINQAIYVSATPADYEIQKADGVVVEQVIRPTGLLDPEIEVRPSMNQIDDLLEEINIRVEKKERVLVTTLTKRMAEELSKFLDRVGVKGRYIHSEVKTLDRVEILRELRLGVFDVLVGVNLLREGLDLPEVSLVAIMDADKEGFLRDNRSLIQTIGRAARNSEGKVIMYADRITGSMRGAIDETNRRRAIQMAYNEEHGITPTTILKSTDAIMEQTAVADSKPNPKAYYVEPTEYNIAADPVTAYLSLDQLKKLMKETQDKMEKAAKELNFMDAARFRDEFLQLQDRIKKTEEAQV
- a CDS encoding Phosphate-selective porin O and P encodes the protein MKNYLTSIAMMLIITFVCTTKSKAQEITEISSNWYERMRLGGYTQLRYNRLFETNENLKCEQCDKSLGKDGGFFLRRARIRLAGNVSKRMYAYLQFDMATGVSSSVIHGLGLKDAYFDLALDDERTARFRIGQSKVPYGFENMQSSSNRLALDRNDAINSAAKDERDLGVFFYYAPVDVRQRLSYLTRSGLKGSGDYGMFALGAYNGQGAGRSETNDNLHVVSRFTYPFQLKNEQIIEAGIQAYKGKYNIPISDENLNRQTLWDDERIAASLIVYPQPFGFQAEYNIGKGPQFNTKTMSTELQNLKGGYAQLMYRIQTDKNVIIPFIKYQYYDGGKKFETDARSYLVKDLEVGFELVINKYFEIVMLYMLSDRTFEDALKPVNHQQGNALRIQLQANY